One Aegilops tauschii subsp. strangulata cultivar AL8/78 chromosome 2, Aet v6.0, whole genome shotgun sequence genomic window, AGAATACACAGATATACCCAGGGAAAACTGAGAAATTCAGACATAGGTAACTGAAGTTAGAAAACAGATACCTTCAGATAAAAACGCTTGATTATTATCCGGATGGTTTAGAACTACAAAGCTTTTGTGTGACATTCTGGTGATCACCTTTATGAAAAAGAGGAAGCCCAGGCCCAAACTTAAGCGGGCATATTATATAGCAAACAAAGAAACTTCTCAGTATTTCTCGCTATGTAAATACTACTATTATGTACACCACTAATAACCATTTCACGGCGCTACCAAACTGATGCTCTGCTCAAGCAAAACCAGAACTATATATCTGAAGTGATGCATCACTGGATTATTAAGCTACGGTTTTCCGCAATGTCGTCGAGCCAGGTGACAAGCTGCTGCGACATCGGCCTTGACTTGGGGGCAGCGGTTACGCAGAGGCACGCAATCTCAAGCACCCTCAGCAGCTCGCCTTCATTCGCCTTGTCATGCACATTCGGGTGAAAAACCTCAGTCTCCCTGTCCTCTTTCCTCATCTGAAGCACCCACGACACGACGTCCCTGCTCCCCTTGGGCCTGCACATGTCCACAGGCCTCCGGCCGGTgagcagctccagcagcacgatgCCGAAGCTGTAGATGTCGCCCTTGTAAGTCGCGATGGGCGACTGGGCATACTCTGGAGGAATGTAGCCCAGGGTCCCAACGACATCCGTGGTGACGTGGGTGTCGTACGCGCAGACAAGCCTCGCCAGTCCGAAATCTGCCAGGTGAGCTTCAAAGTTCTCATCCAGGAGGATGTTGCTTGACTTGATGTCTCGGTGCAGTATGTGTGGCTCACATGACATGTGCAGGTATGCCAACCCCCTTGCCGAACCCTGTGCTATCCGCAGCCGCTTCTGCCAATCCAGCAGTGCACCGCTATCCGTCCTCTCGTGAAGCCAGTAATCCAAGCTGCCATTCTCCATGTATGAGTAGATCAGCAGCCTGTCGTTGCCGATCTTGCAGTACCCCTGCAGCAACACAAGGTTCTCATGCTGGGCCCTTGAAAGTGTCTCCACCTCGGCCTGAAACTCCCTCTCGATCTGAGAGTAGTCGCCTGAAAGGCGCTTGATCGCAACCCTCCGCCCATCCGGCAGCGTTGATTTGTAGACGAGGCCAAAACCACCACATCCAACTATGTATGCTTGATCAAAGTGGTTCGTGGACTTCAAGATGTCCTCGATGCTGAGATCTTTATTGTTCTGGAATAGCAGCACCAAGCTTGAGTTAGCAGACCCTGAGGAGGAGTCTTCAGCATTAGCAACCGCCTTTGGATTGCACTCGTGCATTCTTGAACGGACAACCCTTGCCAAAATCACATAAGTAATCCACAAGACAAAGATAACCCCGACTGCAGTTCCTACTCCAACTGCAGCAAGGCTGGCTTTGCTCTTCTTACGGTGTGCTGCTTCCACAACTCGAGCCTTCTCGGAGCAGGAGGCATTCCGAAGGAGGCAGAGCGCAGGATTGCCCAGAAAGCCTTCATTCGCGAATGTCAAAAACTGGCCCCCGGTTGGGATATCTCCAGTCAAATTATTGTATGACACATCAAAGTCGGAGAGGAAATTGAGCTTTGTCAGAGATGACGGTATGCTCCCACTGAGATCATTGTGAGCCAACTTCAACTTTTCCAAGCTCGACATGTCTGACAACTCATCGGGAATTCGCCCCGAGAAGTTGTTCCAGCTGAGGTCCAGTACATGAAGCTTCACAAGATGACCAAATCCCGGCAATACCGGcccagcaagcaagttgttggaGAGGGACAGTGATGCCGGGAAGCTGCTGGCTTGGTTGTACTGCAAACCCTTGCCTGTTGAATTCTTCTTGATAAATAAGGGGATGTACTCTGTCGACGCCCGCTCACTCGAGCCATTACTTGAAATCAGACCCTTCATCCGTGTAAAGCTCTCAGGGAGTTCCCCGGTGAACGAATTGTTTGACAGATCAATGTAGAAGAGATTGTTCAGGCTGCCCAGCCATGGGGGGATGTTACCATGCAGCTTGTTCCACGAAATGTCCAGCACACTGAGGTTCTCAAGGGTCTGCAGCCAAGGGGGGATTGTGCCGGTGAGCGCGCAGTTCGCCAGGACAAGCACCTCCATGCTCTTGAAGCCTTTGATGCCATCCATCGGCATCATCTCCCCCCCATGGAAATTGTTGGTGAGCACCAAGCTGGTCAGTTTGGGCAGGTCCTGCAAGACTTGCAGTGCCGATGACAGGTTCGTGAAGCCGTTGCCTGTCAGCGACAGGTACAACAGTGAGCTCAAATTCTTGAAGCTCTCCGGTATCTCCCCATCAAGCTTGTTCTTAGCAAGGTTCAGCGTCTTCAGCTCGGTGCACCGGGCGAGGCCCGGAGGTATATTACCACTCAGCCTATTTGACCCAGCATCGAAAGTGTTCAGCCTTGGCAGCAAGGTGAAGTTGAGTGTGATCTCACCGGAGAGCGAATTGTTCCTTATGCTGACCACTGTCAGCATCGGACAGCTTGACAGTGAACCAggcaatgtgccattgaagccatTGGTTGCCAAGTTTAAGGACTCCAGCTTCCTCAACCTCCCAAACACATCAGGGATGAAGCCGGTGAATTTGTTATATGACAAGTCAATCTGCACAAGCTGCGACAGGTTACCGAGGTTGTCGAGGTCACCGGAGAGGTTGTTG contains:
- the LOC109732757 gene encoding phytosulfokine receptor 1; amino-acid sequence: MGARCGLLGFLLVAAVLLRVRGAHALNQTCDADLEALRAFSDGLEGKDASAGLVGWGAGDGGSCCSWTGVSCDLGRVVGLDLSNRSLRGVISPSVASLGRLAALNLSRNSFRGQAPAGLGLLPGLRVLDLSANALSGTFPPSGGAAGGFPAIEVVNVSFNEFAGPHPAFPGAANLTVLDISGNRFSGSINTTALCGAAQNLTVLRFSGNALSGDVPAGFSRCEALSELSLDGNGLAGSLPGDLYTMPELQRLSLQDNNLSGDLDNLGNLSQLVQIDLSYNKFTGFIPDVFGRLRKLESLNLATNGFNGTLPGSLSSCPMLTVVSIRNNSLSGEITLNFTLLPRLNTFDAGSNRLSGNIPPGLARCTELKTLNLAKNKLDGEIPESFKNLSSLLYLSLTGNGFTNLSSALQVLQDLPKLTSLVLTNNFHGGEMMPMDGIKGFKSMEVLVLANCALTGTIPPWLQTLENLSVLDISWNKLHGNIPPWLGSLNNLFYIDLSNNSFTGELPESFTRMKGLISSNGSSERASTEYIPLFIKKNSTGKGLQYNQASSFPASLSLSNNLLAGPVLPGFGHLVKLHVLDLSWNNFSGRIPDELSDMSSLEKLKLAHNDLSGSIPSSLTKLNFLSDFDVSYNNLTGDIPTGGQFLTFANEGFLGNPALCLLRNASCSEKARVVEAAHRKKSKASLAAVGVGTAVGVIFVLWITYVILARVVRSRMHECNPKAVANAEDSSSGSANSSLVLLFQNNKDLSIEDILKSTNHFDQAYIVGCGGFGLVYKSTLPDGRRVAIKRLSGDYSQIEREFQAEVETLSRAQHENLVLLQGYCKIGNDRLLIYSYMENGSLDYWLHERTDSGALLDWQKRLRIAQGSARGLAYLHMSCEPHILHRDIKSSNILLDENFEAHLADFGLARLVCAYDTHVTTDVVGTLGYIPPEYAQSPIATYKGDIYSFGIVLLELLTGRRPVDMCRPKGSRDVVSWVLQMRKEDRETEVFHPNVHDKANEGELLRVLEIACLCVTAAPKSRPMSQQLVTWLDDIAENRSLIIQ